The Rhizobium leguminosarum genome includes a region encoding these proteins:
- a CDS encoding ABC transporter ATP-binding protein, whose protein sequence is MATVEYKHIGKAFGAFTIMRDISFLIEDHEFVVLLGPSGCGKTTLLRMTAGLESVTAGDLMISGRRVNDVHPRDRDIAMVFQNYALYPTMKVYENIAFSLEVAKLPPAEIKRRVEHAAEILNLTPYLQRYPKELSGGQRQRVAMGRAMVREAAVFLFDEPLSNLDAKLRAHMRTEIRQLHNRLKTTTIYVTHDQIEAMTMADKIVVMRAGKIEQIGTPDDVYDRPASKYVADFIGSSAINFLGGAVVADQGVPAAQTSAGLIRLDPALKVSVGQKVICGIRPTDVLVDPNGSVAARSLLIERMGHEAQLCCQGPEGQFLAIVDKSARFDEGTEVRFSIASEKVHVFDAATEDRI, encoded by the coding sequence ATGGCAACCGTTGAATACAAGCACATCGGCAAGGCCTTCGGCGCCTTCACCATCATGCGCGACATTTCCTTCCTGATCGAGGACCATGAGTTTGTCGTTCTGTTGGGGCCGTCAGGCTGTGGCAAGACGACCCTTTTGCGCATGACGGCCGGGCTCGAGAGCGTAACTGCCGGCGACCTTATGATCTCGGGACGCCGCGTCAACGACGTGCATCCGCGCGACCGCGATATCGCCATGGTGTTCCAGAATTATGCACTTTACCCGACAATGAAGGTCTATGAAAATATCGCCTTCAGCCTGGAGGTGGCCAAGTTGCCGCCCGCCGAAATCAAGAGGCGGGTGGAACACGCTGCAGAGATTCTCAATCTCACGCCTTATCTGCAGCGCTACCCGAAGGAGCTTTCCGGCGGCCAGCGCCAGCGTGTAGCGATGGGGCGGGCCATGGTGCGTGAAGCGGCGGTGTTTCTTTTCGACGAACCGCTTTCCAATCTCGATGCCAAGTTGCGCGCCCATATGCGCACCGAAATCCGCCAGTTGCACAATCGCCTGAAGACGACGACGATTTACGTTACCCATGACCAGATCGAAGCGATGACCATGGCCGACAAGATAGTCGTCATGCGCGCGGGCAAGATCGAGCAGATCGGCACGCCTGACGATGTCTACGACCGGCCGGCGAGCAAATATGTCGCCGACTTCATCGGCTCGTCGGCGATCAATTTCCTCGGCGGCGCGGTTGTCGCCGATCAGGGCGTACCGGCGGCTCAAACCAGTGCCGGCCTCATTCGTCTCGACCCGGCGCTCAAGGTATCTGTGGGGCAAAAGGTGATTTGCGGCATCCGCCCGACCGATGTCTTGGTCGACCCGAATGGCTCGGTTGCGGCGCGATCCCTGCTGATTGAGCGTATGGGACACGAAGCCCAGCTTTGCTGCCAGGGACCGGAAGGCCAGTTTCTGGCCATTGTCGACAAGTCGGCACGATTTGACGAGGGGACCGAAGTCCGTTTCTCGATCGCTTCAGAGAAAGTCCACGTTTTCGACGCGGCAACGGAAGATCGCATCTGA
- a CDS encoding bifunctional aldolase/short-chain dehydrogenase: protein MKSRWNDGELASLLNAYVAKGINRDLAIRTYTTRLLGQDPELVLHGGGNTSVKTAFIDRDGSSVDVLCVKGSGWDMGTIEPQGLPAVRLDPLKAMVGYDALTDDEMVMLQRRLLMDPNAPNPSVEAILHALLPFRHIDHTHANAIVSLTNQPHGEDLVRELFPNSIIVPYVMPGFVLAKACDAAFRANPTGDGMILLKHGIFTWSDDPREAYEDMIAKIDQAEQRLARGRVKPFVSVAIPQEIAAAKDIAPILRGAIAIDTGIEGAPKRLILEHRSSEKILDFCNAEMVESLVQRGNATPEHVIHIKRFGIALPAPEAGRLAEWGDKVRAAVEAYQEDYRAYFQRNNDRAGGGKTMLDPMPRVFYVAGVGLFAAGATRKNALVGADVAEATIAVITSAEGISSFEALPEADLFDIEYWSLEQVKLTKQVEKPLTRQVAIVTGAAGGLGLAIAEALRAEGAEVALFDIAEDSVTREAKRLGGLGVACDVTDPAQVDAAIARVVQHFGGVDILISNAGAAFQGRLLEVSEDVFRKAFDLNFWSHHYVARAVVRVMEEQRSGGAIVFNVSKQAVNPGADFGPYGTSKAALMALMRQYAIEHGPSGITANAVNADRIRTGLMTDQMVVERSRARGLTPEAYMRGNLVGREVTGADVAAAFIHLAKARTSTGAVITVDGGNVAAMMR, encoded by the coding sequence ATGAAATCAAGATGGAACGACGGCGAACTTGCCTCCTTGCTCAATGCCTACGTGGCCAAGGGCATCAATCGCGATCTGGCGATTAGGACATATACGACACGTCTTCTCGGCCAGGATCCGGAACTGGTTCTGCACGGCGGTGGCAATACTTCTGTCAAGACCGCGTTTATCGATCGCGATGGGTCGTCGGTGGATGTTCTCTGTGTCAAGGGCAGCGGCTGGGACATGGGCACAATCGAGCCTCAGGGGCTGCCGGCCGTACGGCTCGACCCGCTGAAGGCGATGGTCGGCTACGACGCACTGACCGACGACGAGATGGTGATGCTGCAGCGACGGCTGCTCATGGACCCGAATGCGCCGAATCCATCGGTCGAAGCGATACTGCATGCGCTCCTGCCCTTCAGGCACATCGATCACACGCATGCCAATGCAATCGTCTCTCTGACCAACCAGCCGCATGGTGAGGACCTTGTGCGGGAATTGTTTCCCAATTCGATTATCGTCCCCTATGTGATGCCCGGGTTCGTCCTGGCGAAGGCCTGCGACGCGGCGTTTCGCGCCAATCCCACGGGCGACGGCATGATCCTGCTGAAACATGGGATTTTCACTTGGTCGGACGATCCTCGTGAAGCCTATGAGGATATGATCGCCAAGATCGATCAGGCTGAACAGCGTCTGGCACGTGGCCGCGTGAAGCCTTTCGTCTCGGTCGCCATTCCGCAGGAGATCGCGGCAGCGAAGGACATCGCGCCAATCCTGAGGGGTGCCATTGCCATCGATACTGGGATAGAGGGCGCGCCAAAACGCCTCATTCTCGAACACCGCAGCAGTGAAAAAATCCTCGATTTCTGCAATGCAGAAATGGTCGAAAGCCTAGTGCAGCGCGGCAATGCCACGCCGGAGCATGTCATTCACATCAAGCGCTTCGGCATCGCTCTGCCGGCGCCGGAGGCCGGACGTCTTGCCGAATGGGGTGACAAGGTGCGGGCTGCCGTAGAGGCTTATCAGGAGGATTACAGGGCGTATTTCCAGCGCAACAACGATCGCGCTGGCGGCGGCAAGACCATGCTGGATCCGATGCCTCGCGTCTTCTATGTGGCGGGCGTCGGACTGTTTGCAGCAGGGGCCACACGGAAGAATGCGCTTGTCGGCGCTGATGTGGCCGAAGCGACGATCGCGGTCATCACCAGTGCAGAAGGAATTTCGTCGTTCGAGGCGCTCCCGGAAGCGGACCTCTTCGATATCGAATATTGGTCCTTGGAACAGGTCAAACTCACCAAACAGGTGGAAAAGCCGCTGACGCGCCAGGTGGCGATCGTCACGGGTGCTGCCGGCGGGCTCGGCCTGGCGATCGCCGAAGCCCTGCGTGCCGAAGGTGCGGAGGTGGCGTTGTTCGACATTGCCGAAGACAGTGTGACACGCGAGGCAAAAAGGCTGGGCGGGTTGGGTGTCGCCTGCGACGTCACCGATCCCGCCCAGGTGGACGCGGCTATCGCCAGGGTGGTGCAGCATTTCGGGGGTGTGGACATCCTGATTTCCAATGCAGGCGCTGCATTCCAAGGACGTCTGCTTGAGGTATCGGAGGATGTTTTCAGGAAGGCGTTCGATCTCAATTTCTGGAGCCACCACTATGTCGCGCGGGCGGTTGTCCGAGTGATGGAAGAGCAGAGAAGCGGCGGTGCCATCGTTTTCAACGTGTCCAAACAGGCCGTGAATCCCGGGGCCGATTTCGGACCTTACGGCACATCGAAGGCCGCGTTGATGGCACTGATGCGGCAATATGCCATTGAGCATGGCCCATCCGGCATCACGGCGAACGCGGTCAACGCCGACCGGATACGCACCGGCCTGATGACGGATCAGATGGTGGTCGAGAGAAGCCGGGCGCGTGGCCTGACGCCGGAGGCCTATATGCGCGGCAACCTTGTCGGCCGCGAAGTGACCGGTGCGGACGTCGCAGCGGCCTTCATTCATCTTGCCAAGGCACGCACCAGCACTGGCGCGGTGATCACCGTCGATGGCGGCAATGTCGCTGCCATGATGCGGTAA
- a CDS encoding glycerol-3-phosphate dehydrogenase, with translation MAKIVILGAGVMGTALTVPATDNGHNVLLVGTPLDRKVIAEMHRRGGSHPKLDEPCSRLVTAISIDDLGSEHLEGADIVIVGVSSRGIGWAVDVLNNLMVNRLPVAFVTKGLAVRGEGLATYAETLPPQLRQMHAFIGIGGPCIARELANRQPTASIYACKDLQVAERFAALMRTDYYRLSVTTDDTGVEACAALKNFFAIGVSAMQTRYPDKKRGGEQSKNPTAAAFTQATLEMARLCERLGGHPATAFGLAGLGDLHVTVGGGRNSRLGHGLGRNQTIMDLMSTELAGETVEGVDTARALATMILGNAAIKIESDDYFPLTFAILDSILEQKSFVLDFANLIVR, from the coding sequence GTGGCGAAAATAGTAATTCTCGGTGCCGGTGTGATGGGAACAGCGCTGACAGTGCCGGCAACGGATAACGGCCATAACGTTCTGCTTGTCGGCACGCCGCTGGACCGCAAAGTTATCGCCGAAATGCACCGTCGCGGTGGTAGCCATCCGAAGCTTGACGAGCCCTGTTCACGCCTTGTCACGGCGATATCGATTGATGATCTGGGATCGGAGCATCTGGAGGGTGCGGACATTGTCATTGTCGGTGTAAGCAGCCGGGGCATAGGATGGGCGGTCGATGTCCTGAACAATCTGATGGTCAATCGCCTGCCGGTGGCGTTCGTGACCAAGGGGCTCGCTGTCCGGGGCGAGGGGTTGGCGACCTATGCCGAAACGCTCCCTCCACAATTGCGCCAAATGCATGCCTTCATCGGGATCGGCGGTCCTTGCATTGCGCGCGAACTCGCCAACCGCCAGCCGACGGCCAGCATCTATGCCTGCAAGGACCTGCAGGTTGCCGAACGTTTCGCTGCTTTGATGCGGACCGACTATTATCGGCTGTCTGTTACCACCGATGATACCGGTGTCGAAGCCTGCGCCGCCCTTAAAAACTTCTTTGCGATTGGCGTCAGCGCCATGCAGACACGATACCCCGACAAAAAACGCGGGGGTGAACAATCGAAAAATCCAACGGCGGCCGCTTTTACCCAGGCAACACTTGAGATGGCAAGATTGTGCGAAAGGCTGGGGGGACATCCCGCCACCGCGTTCGGCCTTGCCGGACTGGGCGATCTGCATGTCACGGTCGGCGGCGGGCGCAACAGCCGGCTTGGCCACGGTCTGGGCCGCAACCAAACCATCATGGACCTCATGTCCACCGAACTGGCGGGCGAAACGGTGGAAGGCGTGGACACGGCCCGCGCCTTGGCAACGATGATTTTGGGCAATGCGGCCATTAAGATTGAAAGTGACGACTATTTTCCGCTCACTTTCGCCATTTTGGATTCGATTCTTGAGCAGAAATCATTTGTGCTGGACTTTGCGAATTTGATTGTGCGGTGA
- a CDS encoding LacI family DNA-binding transcriptional regulator, translating to MNQDRPTKKTTIYDLAELAGTSASAVSAVLNGNWKKRRISSQLAEKITRLAEEQGYAINMQASLLRREKSKIIGMIVPKYDNRYFGSIVETFETMARARGLFPIITCTRRDPELEVEAARTMLSYQVEWLVSTGATDPDRISDICGAAGVGSLNLDLPGTKAPSIISDNFTGARELTRRILVNSERKLGAARPLLFIGGRGSDHNTVERVRGFRAAHADIGVAIDERHILTCGYAPEKAEMSLQALAMAEDELPSGMFVNSTISLEGVMHWIKRSGHYVNQTPVIGCFDWDPFAALLGDEIEMVRQDVQGMLSAVFEVIDHGAKGASLIEIPPIFVDSDNALINDPTA from the coding sequence GTGAATCAGGACAGGCCGACAAAAAAGACCACGATCTATGATCTCGCCGAGCTTGCGGGAACGTCGGCCAGCGCTGTCAGCGCCGTGCTGAACGGGAATTGGAAGAAGCGCAGAATCAGCAGTCAATTGGCGGAGAAAATCACCCGGCTTGCGGAGGAGCAGGGGTATGCCATCAACATGCAGGCCAGCCTCCTTCGACGGGAGAAGTCGAAAATCATTGGCATGATCGTGCCCAAATATGACAACCGCTACTTCGGGTCGATCGTCGAGACCTTCGAGACCATGGCGCGCGCGCGAGGTCTTTTCCCGATCATCACCTGTACACGCCGCGACCCTGAACTGGAGGTCGAAGCGGCCCGGACCATGCTTTCCTATCAGGTCGAATGGCTGGTCTCGACCGGCGCCACGGATCCCGACCGCATCAGTGATATCTGCGGGGCCGCGGGCGTCGGAAGCCTCAATCTCGATCTGCCCGGCACCAAAGCGCCTTCCATCATTTCCGACAATTTTACCGGCGCTAGAGAATTGACGCGGCGCATTCTCGTCAACAGCGAGCGAAAGCTGGGCGCGGCTCGCCCGCTACTCTTCATCGGTGGCCGCGGCAGCGATCACAACACAGTGGAGCGCGTGCGCGGCTTTCGCGCGGCCCATGCCGATATCGGTGTAGCGATCGACGAGAGGCATATCCTGACCTGCGGATACGCACCGGAAAAAGCCGAGATGTCTCTTCAGGCGCTGGCCATGGCGGAGGATGAGCTACCGAGCGGCATGTTCGTGAATTCCACCATTTCGCTCGAAGGCGTCATGCATTGGATCAAGCGCTCGGGCCACTATGTCAATCAAACGCCTGTCATAGGCTGCTTCGACTGGGACCCCTTCGCGGCACTGCTCGGCGACGAGATCGAGATGGTGCGGCAGGACGTTCAAGGCATGCTGAGCGCCGTATTCGAGGTCATCGACCATGGAGCCAAAGGCGCTTCGCTGATCGAGATCCCGCCTATCTTCGTGGATAGCGACAATGCACTCATCAATGATCCAACGGCGTGA
- a CDS encoding sugar ABC transporter substrate-binding protein gives MKFRSMMMVSVAAAAMFASSAYAQEAATVAFLMPDQASTRYENHDYPGFKAEMEKLCAKCTVIYQNANADTALQQQQFNSVIAQGAKVVVIDPVDSAAAAALVEIAQSQDVKVIAYDRPIPAKPADFYVSFDNEGIGHAIAESLVQHLKASGVAEGAGLLQINGSPTDAAAGLIRDGIHRGLKDSGYKTLAEFDTPEWAPPKAQEWAAGQITRFGADIKGVVAANDGTGGGAIAAFKAAGVNPVPPITGNDATIAALQLIISGDQYNTISKPSEIVAAAAAKVAVQLLKGEKPKAKTSLYDTPSELFVPAVVTADNIKAEIFDKKIQTPEEVCTGEYAEGCKKLGITK, from the coding sequence ATGAAATTCCGCTCAATGATGATGGTGTCGGTTGCTGCCGCTGCCATGTTTGCCAGTTCGGCCTATGCGCAGGAGGCCGCGACGGTCGCATTCCTGATGCCGGACCAGGCATCGACGCGCTACGAGAACCATGACTATCCTGGGTTCAAGGCGGAGATGGAGAAACTGTGCGCGAAATGCACGGTCATCTACCAAAATGCCAATGCCGATACGGCGCTTCAACAGCAGCAGTTCAATTCGGTCATCGCCCAGGGCGCCAAGGTTGTCGTGATCGACCCGGTCGACTCGGCCGCTGCGGCCGCGCTCGTCGAGATCGCACAGTCCCAGGACGTCAAGGTCATTGCCTATGACCGTCCGATCCCTGCCAAGCCGGCGGATTTCTATGTATCCTTCGACAATGAAGGCATCGGCCATGCCATCGCCGAGTCGCTGGTTCAGCATCTCAAGGCAAGCGGCGTTGCAGAGGGCGCCGGCCTGCTGCAGATCAATGGCTCTCCGACCGACGCGGCGGCTGGCCTTATCCGTGACGGTATCCATCGCGGCCTGAAGGATTCTGGCTACAAGACACTTGCGGAATTCGACACGCCGGAATGGGCGCCGCCGAAGGCCCAGGAATGGGCCGCCGGTCAGATCACCCGCTTTGGCGCGGATATCAAGGGCGTTGTCGCTGCCAATGACGGCACGGGCGGCGGCGCAATCGCGGCCTTCAAGGCTGCAGGCGTAAACCCTGTTCCGCCCATCACCGGCAATGACGCGACTATTGCGGCCTTGCAGTTGATCATCTCCGGCGACCAGTACAACACGATTTCCAAACCGTCGGAAATCGTGGCTGCTGCTGCCGCCAAGGTGGCGGTACAGCTTCTGAAGGGCGAAAAGCCGAAGGCGAAGACCTCGCTTTACGACACGCCGTCCGAACTCTTCGTGCCGGCCGTCGTGACGGCAGACAACATCAAGGCAGAAATCTTCGACAAGAAGATCCAGACCCCTGAAGAGGTCTGCACCGGTGAATACGCCGAAGGCTGCAAGAAGCTCGGCATTACGAAGTAA
- a CDS encoding ATP-binding cassette domain-containing protein, translating to MVQEHRANPEKGSPILRLTNISKNFGAVSALTDIDLEVRAGEVVALVGDNGAGKSTLIKVLAGVHQPSSGKIEFCGQEVSLDSPSRALELGIATVFQDLALCENLDVVANLFLGHELSPWNLDEIAMEVRAWTLLKELAARIPSVREPIASLSGGQRQTVAIARSLLLDPKIIMLDEPTAALGVAQTAEVLNLIERVRDRGLGVIIISHNMEDVRAVADRIVVLRLGRNNGIFSPDASNQELVASITGATENSVSRRLDRKVGQNESSGSIA from the coding sequence ATGGTGCAAGAACACAGGGCGAACCCGGAGAAAGGTAGTCCCATTCTCCGGCTCACCAATATCTCAAAGAATTTTGGTGCGGTGTCGGCGCTGACCGATATTGATCTGGAAGTGCGTGCCGGCGAAGTCGTTGCTCTCGTCGGAGACAATGGCGCGGGCAAGTCGACCCTAATCAAGGTTCTGGCAGGTGTGCACCAGCCGTCGTCCGGAAAAATCGAGTTCTGTGGCCAGGAGGTGTCGCTCGACAGTCCAAGCCGCGCCCTTGAACTCGGCATCGCCACAGTGTTTCAGGATCTGGCCCTCTGCGAGAATCTCGACGTCGTCGCCAATCTCTTCCTGGGTCATGAACTGTCGCCGTGGAATCTCGATGAAATCGCCATGGAGGTCCGCGCCTGGACGCTCTTGAAAGAACTGGCGGCGCGCATTCCGTCGGTACGAGAGCCCATTGCTTCACTGTCGGGTGGTCAGCGCCAGACAGTTGCCATCGCGCGATCCCTGCTTCTCGACCCGAAAATTATCATGCTCGACGAACCGACCGCGGCTCTCGGCGTGGCGCAGACTGCCGAGGTGCTGAATCTCATTGAACGCGTCCGTGATCGCGGGTTGGGCGTCATCATCATCAGCCACAACATGGAAGATGTGCGTGCGGTGGCTGACCGCATCGTTGTCCTGCGTCTCGGGCGCAACAACGGCATCTTCAGCCCCGATGCATCCAATCAGGAACTCGTCGCATCCATCACCGGAGCCACGGAAAACTCCGTGTCGCGCCGCCTGGATCGTAAGGTGGGCCAAAACGAAAGCAGCGGGAGCATCGCATGA
- a CDS encoding sugar ABC transporter permease codes for MSENMSNKNQALDRGDIRVKHDDGLAGMLRSFVNRVRSGDLGMLPVAVGLIVISTVFSILNPIFLAPNNLVNLLFDCATVGIISLGIVCVLLLGEIDLSVGSMSGLSSAIIGVLWVNSGLPVIVAIFAALATGAFVGALYAVMYNRLGMPSFVATLAGLLALLGLQLYILGATGSINLPYASSLVRFGQILVMPDWMSHSLALVPGLVMVIAGLAIRKRRQSVNLSSRPLSNLLVKVAVLTVALEFAVYYLNLGRGVPWMFGLFVALAVILNYALTKTQWGRSMFAVGGNREAARRSGINVRRIYLSAFMLCSTLGALGGILSASRLASSSQQAGTGDVNLNAIAAAVIGGTSLFGGRGSAYSALLGIIVIQAISNGLTLLNLSSSLRYMITGAVLAIAVIVDSLARRSRVSHGRA; via the coding sequence ATGAGCGAGAATATGTCAAACAAGAATCAGGCCCTGGACCGCGGCGACATCAGGGTCAAACATGATGATGGCCTGGCCGGCATGCTCAGGAGTTTCGTTAATCGCGTGCGCTCCGGCGATCTCGGCATGCTGCCGGTGGCGGTGGGGCTGATCGTCATCTCAACGGTCTTCAGCATTCTCAACCCGATCTTCCTGGCGCCGAACAATCTCGTGAATCTGCTGTTCGATTGCGCGACCGTGGGCATCATCTCGCTCGGCATCGTCTGCGTCCTGCTATTGGGCGAGATCGACCTGTCTGTCGGTTCGATGAGCGGCCTGTCATCTGCCATCATCGGTGTGCTCTGGGTCAACTCGGGTCTGCCTGTCATCGTCGCGATCTTCGCGGCGCTCGCCACCGGCGCATTTGTCGGCGCGCTCTACGCCGTGATGTACAACCGGCTGGGCATGCCGAGCTTCGTTGCCACGCTTGCAGGTCTACTCGCACTCCTGGGTTTGCAGCTCTATATCCTTGGCGCGACCGGAAGCATCAATCTTCCCTATGCCTCATCCCTGGTGCGCTTCGGTCAGATCCTGGTGATGCCGGATTGGATGTCGCATAGTCTGGCATTGGTGCCGGGTCTCGTCATGGTCATTGCCGGCCTCGCCATTCGCAAACGCAGGCAATCGGTCAATCTCTCCTCGCGACCGTTGAGCAATCTCCTGGTCAAGGTGGCCGTGCTGACGGTCGCTCTGGAATTCGCTGTTTATTATCTGAACCTCGGCCGCGGCGTGCCGTGGATGTTCGGCCTGTTCGTCGCTCTGGCCGTCATCTTGAACTATGCGCTGACGAAGACGCAGTGGGGGCGGTCGATGTTCGCCGTCGGCGGAAACCGTGAAGCGGCCCGCCGCTCGGGCATCAATGTCCGTCGCATCTACCTGAGCGCTTTCATGCTCTGCTCGACGTTGGGCGCCCTCGGTGGCATCCTCTCGGCATCTCGCCTGGCATCATCCAGCCAGCAGGCCGGCACCGGCGATGTCAATCTGAATGCGATCGCGGCAGCCGTCATCGGCGGGACAAGCCTGTTTGGCGGCCGTGGCAGCGCTTATTCGGCCCTGCTCGGCATCATTGTCATCCAGGCGATCTCCAATGGCCTTACCCTGCTCAATCTCAGTTCGTCCCTGCGCTACATGATCACCGGCGCGGTGCTGGCGATTGCTGTCATCGTCGACTCGCTTGCGCGCCGTTCGCGTGTCAGCCATGGCCGTGCCTAA
- a CDS encoding SDR family oxidoreductase has protein sequence MAELMKGKVAAITGAASGIGLECARTLLAEGATVVLIDRAKDKLEALCSELGDRAKPLVVDLLDGKELSGILPRILEVAGSLDIFHANAGGYIGGPVAEGDPDAWDRMLNLNINAAFRSVHAVLPHMIAQKSGDILFTSSIAGVVPVVWEPIYTASKFAVQAFVHSTRRQVAKDGVRVGAILPGPVVTALLDDWPKAKMEEALANGSLMQPKEVADAVLFMLSRPRNITIRDLVILPNSVDL, from the coding sequence ATGGCTGAACTCATGAAGGGCAAAGTTGCCGCAATCACCGGCGCCGCATCGGGCATCGGTCTCGAATGCGCCCGTACCCTGCTGGCGGAAGGAGCAACCGTGGTGCTGATCGACCGGGCCAAGGACAAGCTCGAAGCGCTCTGCTCGGAACTCGGAGACCGCGCCAAGCCGCTCGTGGTCGATCTGCTCGACGGTAAGGAATTGTCCGGCATTCTGCCGCGCATTCTCGAGGTCGCCGGCAGTCTCGACATCTTCCATGCCAATGCCGGTGGCTATATTGGCGGTCCGGTCGCGGAAGGCGATCCGGATGCCTGGGACCGGATGCTCAACCTCAATATCAACGCCGCCTTCCGCTCGGTTCACGCCGTGCTGCCACATATGATCGCGCAAAAGTCGGGCGACATCCTGTTCACCAGTTCGATTGCCGGTGTCGTGCCGGTTGTCTGGGAGCCGATCTACACGGCGTCGAAATTCGCGGTTCAGGCTTTTGTTCATTCGACCCGCCGGCAGGTCGCAAAGGATGGGGTGCGCGTGGGCGCAATTCTGCCTGGTCCGGTGGTCACCGCTCTGCTCGATGACTGGCCGAAGGCCAAGATGGAGGAAGCGCTAGCCAATGGCAGTCTGATGCAGCCGAAGGAAGTGGCCGATGCCGTGCTCTTCATGCTGTCGCGTCCTCGCAACATCACCATCCGCGACCTGGTCATCTTGCCCAACAGCGTCGATCTCTGA
- a CDS encoding FGGY-family carbohydrate kinase, protein MIDAANTTAPASRYLIGVDVGTGSARAGLFDLAGPLLAVAKRDISLYREAGTIVEQSSTEIWDAVCDVIREVIMAAGVDTAAIVGLGFDATCSLVVLGEGGRPLAVGASEDPNRDIIVWMDHRAVVQAERINDMGHDVLRYVGGRISPEMETPKILWLKQNRPETFDAAWQFFDLADFLTWKATGDLARSTCTVTCKWTYLAHEQRWDPTYFQEIGLGSLADEGFARIGTRIVEPGTPLGQGLTAEAAKAMGLQPGTPVAAGMIDAHAGGIGTVGIGGRPGANLAYVFGTSSCTMTSTIEPVFVPGVWGPYYSAMVPGMWLNEGGQSAAGAAIDQLLAFHPAAVEAHEMAEQRHVPLPVLIANAAAEKAGAMSEAVRLAAGLHVVPEFLGNRAPFADPHARAVIAGLGMERDFDSLVALYVAGLCGIGYGLRQIIETQAQAGAHIESVVISGGAGQHELVRQILADACGAPVVGTVSEEPVLLGSAILGAVAGGAFPDVVSAMKRLCSPAHVYRPAGGALAEIHAKRYSAFAALQKLARGLKDS, encoded by the coding sequence ATGATCGACGCAGCGAACACCACAGCGCCCGCCTCACGCTATCTCATCGGCGTCGATGTCGGCACTGGAAGCGCGCGTGCCGGCCTCTTTGATCTGGCGGGCCCGCTGCTGGCGGTGGCCAAGCGGGATATTTCCCTCTATCGGGAGGCCGGCACCATTGTCGAGCAGTCGAGTACAGAAATCTGGGACGCCGTCTGTGATGTTATCCGCGAGGTGATCATGGCTGCCGGGGTGGATACGGCGGCGATTGTTGGTCTTGGTTTTGATGCGACGTGCTCGCTGGTCGTGCTCGGCGAGGGCGGCCGCCCTCTCGCTGTCGGTGCATCGGAGGATCCCAACCGCGACATTATCGTCTGGATGGACCACCGTGCTGTCGTCCAGGCGGAACGGATCAACGATATGGGGCACGATGTCCTGCGATATGTGGGCGGGCGGATTTCGCCCGAGATGGAGACGCCGAAGATTCTTTGGCTAAAGCAGAATCGACCGGAAACCTTCGATGCGGCGTGGCAATTTTTCGACCTCGCCGATTTCCTTACTTGGAAGGCAACCGGCGACCTTGCGCGCTCCACCTGCACCGTGACCTGCAAATGGACCTATCTTGCCCACGAGCAAAGATGGGACCCGACCTATTTCCAAGAGATCGGTCTCGGGTCACTTGCCGACGAAGGCTTCGCCCGGATCGGCACGCGCATCGTCGAGCCAGGAACACCGCTAGGGCAGGGACTGACGGCGGAGGCCGCGAAGGCCATGGGATTGCAGCCAGGAACTCCAGTCGCCGCTGGTATGATCGACGCTCATGCTGGCGGCATCGGCACCGTTGGTATTGGTGGCCGCCCGGGTGCCAATCTCGCCTATGTCTTCGGAACATCGTCGTGTACCATGACTTCGACGATCGAGCCCGTCTTCGTGCCGGGTGTTTGGGGACCGTATTATTCAGCCATGGTTCCTGGCATGTGGCTCAATGAAGGGGGACAAAGCGCTGCCGGTGCCGCGATCGATCAACTGCTGGCGTTTCATCCTGCCGCAGTCGAAGCGCATGAGATGGCAGAACAACGACATGTGCCGCTGCCGGTCCTGATCGCAAATGCCGCCGCTGAAAAAGCCGGCGCAATGTCGGAGGCCGTACGCTTAGCGGCGGGCCTGCATGTCGTTCCCGAATTTCTTGGCAATCGCGCACCCTTTGCCGATCCGCATGCCCGAGCGGTGATCGCAGGCCTTGGCATGGAGCGCGATTTCGACAGTCTCGTGGCGCTGTACGTGGCAGGGCTCTGTGGCATCGGTTATGGTCTGCGACAGATCATCGAGACCCAAGCTCAAGCCGGTGCGCATATCGAAAGCGTCGTCATCAGTGGCGGTGCGGGGCAGCATGAACTGGTCCGACAGATACTTGCCGACGCCTGTGGCGCGCCGGTGGTGGGGACTGTATCGGAAGAGCCGGTTCTGCTTGGTTCGGCTATCCTTGGAGCGGTTGCAGGCGGTGCTTTTCCGGACGTAGTCTCGGCGATGAAACGGTTGTGCAGTCCTGCGCATGTTTATAGGCCGGCGGGGGGCGCGTTGGCGGAGATTCATGCCAAACGCTACTCGGCCTTTGCTGCATTACAGAAGCTGGCGAGAGGGCTGAAAGATAGTTGA